Proteins from a single region of Primulina tabacum isolate GXHZ01 chromosome 5, ASM2559414v2, whole genome shotgun sequence:
- the LOC142544320 gene encoding uncharacterized protein LOC142544320: MAGEEDERTLMELHRPAFGGYGSSIVRPTIQANTFELKPAVIQMIQLQVKFGGAPSEDPNAHLENFLSICDTIKCNGVSTDVIRLRLFPFSLQGEAMEWLRDLPAGSITTWVGLVEVFMHKYFPPTKITQLRNEITSFRQRDGESLNSAWARFKKMLRMCPRHGFSIGQQVETFYYGVDPSVRSMLDAAANGSLYRKTPTAALEIISNMAESNVGWQNNRREKKVGFLEMDALTAITAKLDGLTHQMAQLQANKSIPAKPVHQIQGNAEIVGGSSSSDTPFMPDMSCEGIQCFGGDSVNYVGNQGRQQYNPYSFSYNPGWRNHPNFGWRQSENSFEQPHFNRPQHPTQQKPPQQPPKPPQGTGPCMPPGFKPQDSKSNLEDMLAKYIAGNEMRWQNHDAMMQRLETQLGQLATQMATRAPGSLPSDTEKNPKGVNAVTVTSPQKQEVVDVEENVQENGSSKQGPEDARKTGKSLYSNPTVDINSLPFPQRAKQLQLDIQFSKFLEIFKKLHINIPFAEALAQMPFYAKFLKEILSNKRKLVDFETVKLSEECSAILQNKLPPKAKDPGSFSIPCTIGTSFFGKALCDLGASINLMPYSCFEKLGIGEVRPTTISLQLADRSIKYPRGVVEDVLVKVDKFIFPVDFVVLDMEEDREIPLIFRRPFLATGKL; this comes from the coding sequence ATGGCCGGAGAAGAGGATGAGCGTACTTTAATGGAGCTTCATAGACCAGCGTTTGGAGGTTATGGCTCTAGTATCGTCCGCCCTACAATTCAAGCAAACACATTCGAACTGAAGCCGGCCGTCATCCAGATGATTCAACTCCAAGTCAAGTTTGGAGGCGCACCTTCTGAAGACCCCAATGCACATCTGGAGAATTTTCTGTCAATCTGTGATACAATCAAGTGCAATGGGGTGAGTACTGATGTCATTCGACTCAGACTATTTCCATTCTCCCTGCAAGGTGAAGCTATGGAGTGGCTTCGAGATCTTCCCGCTGGTTCTATTACTACATGGGTTGGGTTAGTCGAGGTCTTCATGCACAAGTATTTTCCCCCAACCAAGATTACACAGTTGAGAAATGAAATTACATCATTTAGACAGAGAGATGGGGAATCATTGAATTCAGCATGGGCAAGGTTTAAAAAGATGTTAAGAATGTGCCCGAGACATGGTTTTTCGATAGGCCAGCAGGTTGAGACGTTTTACTATGGGGTGGATCCATCTGTTAGATCTATGCTTGATGCGGCTGCAAATGGTAGCCTGTACAGGAAAACGCCAACCGCAGCGCTTGAAATCATATCTAATATGGCAGAGAGCAATGTGGGTTGGCAAAACAACCGTAGGGAGAAGAAAGTCGGATTTCTTGAGATGGATGCTTTGACAGCAATCACAGCAAAGCTTGATGGATTGACACATCAGATGGCACAGTTACAGGCAAATAAATCAATACCAGCCAAGCCAGTGCATCAAATTCAGGGAAACGCTGAGATAGTTGGTGGATCATCATCTAGTGACACGCCATTCATGCCAGATATGTCTTGTGAGGGAATACAGTGTTTTGGAGGGGACTCGGTGAATTATGTGGGGAACCAGGGTCGACAACAATATAATCCATACAGTTTCTCATATAATCCGGGCTGGAGGAATCATCCGAATTTTGGGTGGAGACAATCAGAAAATTCTTTTGAGCAACCACATTTTAATCGTCCACAGCATCCTACACAGCAAAAGCCTCCTCAGCAACCACCTAAACCTCCGCAAGGTACAGGACCTTGTATGCCACCCGGTTTCAAGCCACAGGATAGCAAGTCAAATCTTGAAGATATGCTCGCCAAGTACATAGCCGGGAATGAGATGAGATGGCAAAATCACGACGCTATGATGCAAAGGCTGGAGACTCAACTAGGGCAGTTGGCGACACAAATGGCTACACGTGCTCCGGGTTCACTACCTAGTGACACGGAAAAGAATCCGAAAGGTGTCAATGCTGTCACGGTGACATCCCCCCAAAAGCAAGAGGTAGTTGATGTTGAGGAAAATGTGCAAGAAAATGGGTCATCCAAGCAAGGGCCCGAGGATGCAAGGAAAACAGGTAAGTCTCTATACTCAAATCCCACTGTTGATATTAATTCACTCCCGTTTCCCCAAAGAGCAAAGCAATTGCAACTGGATAtccaattttcaaaattccttGAGATTTTCAAAAAGCTGCACATAAATATCCCGTTTGCAGAAGCTTTAGCTCAAATGCCCTTCTATGCAAAATTTCTTAAGGAAATTTTATCAAACAAGAGGAAACTAGTGGATTTTGAGACAGTGAAGCTTTCGGAGGAATGTTCTGCAATTCTACAAAATAAGTTGCCTCCAAAAGCTAAGGACCCAGGTAGCTTCTCTATCCCTTGTACCATAGGAACTTCATTTTTTGGTAAAGCTTTGTGTGATTTAGGTGCAAGCATTAATTTAATGCCTTATTCATGTTTTGAGAAGCTAGGAATTGGTGAAGTTAGACCTACTACAATTTCCCTACAATTGGCTGATAGATCTATTAAATATCCTAGGGGAGTTGTAGAAGATGTTTTagtaaaagttgacaagttcATTTTCCCAGTAGACTTTGTGGTGTTGGATATGGAAGAGGATCGTGAGATTCCTCTTATTTTCAGAAGACCATTTTTAGCCACTGGAAAGCTCTGA